A genomic region of Pseudoxanthomonas suwonensis contains the following coding sequences:
- the gpmA gene encoding 2,3-diphosphoglycerate-dependent phosphoglycerate mutase has protein sequence MTRKLVLLRHGQSQWNLENRFTGWVDVDLTEQGRAEAAAGGRLMREEGLHFDVAYTSTLKRAIRTLNLALGELDQDWLPVHKSWRLNERHYGALQGLDKAETAAKHGEEQVKIWRRSYDIPPPPMALDDPGHPANDPRYAGLDRNALPSTESLATTLDRVLPYWHDAIAPALKEGKDVLVAAHGNSLRALYKYLNDVSREEILELNIPTGIPLLFELDDELKVQSYRYLGDPEAAKRAAEAVANQGKAK, from the coding sequence GTGACCCGCAAGCTCGTCCTGCTGCGCCACGGCCAGAGCCAGTGGAACCTCGAGAACCGCTTCACCGGGTGGGTCGACGTCGACCTGACCGAGCAGGGCCGCGCCGAGGCCGCCGCCGGCGGCCGGCTGATGCGCGAGGAGGGCCTGCACTTCGACGTGGCCTATACCTCCACGCTCAAGCGCGCGATCCGCACCCTCAATCTGGCGCTGGGCGAGCTGGACCAGGACTGGCTCCCGGTGCACAAGAGCTGGCGCCTCAACGAGCGCCACTACGGCGCGCTGCAGGGCCTGGACAAGGCCGAGACCGCGGCCAAGCACGGCGAGGAGCAGGTCAAGATCTGGCGCCGTTCCTACGACATCCCGCCGCCGCCGATGGCGCTGGACGATCCGGGCCACCCGGCCAACGACCCGCGCTACGCCGGGCTGGACCGCAACGCGCTGCCGTCGACCGAATCGCTGGCCACCACCCTGGACCGGGTGCTGCCGTACTGGCATGACGCCATCGCCCCGGCGCTGAAGGAGGGCAAGGACGTGCTGGTGGCCGCGCACGGCAACTCGCTGCGCGCGCTGTACAAGTACCTCAACGACGTTTCGCGGGAAGAGATCCTGGAGCTCAACATCCCCACCGGCATCCCGCTGCTGTTCGAGCTGGACGACGAGCTGAAGGTGCAGTCGTACCGCTACCTGGGCGATCCGGAAGCGGCGAAGCGCGCGGCCGAGGCGGTGGCCAACCAGGGCAAGGCGAAATAA
- a CDS encoding nuclear transport factor 2 family protein, whose product MSLRHLPFALALIATAASAPASERAAPVDDDLSAIRSAALDYAEGWYSGDRERMARSLHESLAKRAYLPDAAGKRMLNGMDKDELLAANRPANLERYRDAPRQAEVEILDRYGNAASVRLKMDGWVDYLHVVRDDQGQWRIINVLWELDPA is encoded by the coding sequence ATGAGCCTGCGCCACCTGCCGTTCGCCCTTGCCTTGATCGCCACCGCCGCATCCGCGCCTGCCTCCGAACGTGCCGCGCCCGTGGACGATGACCTGTCGGCCATCCGGAGCGCCGCGCTCGACTACGCCGAAGGCTGGTACAGCGGAGATCGCGAACGCATGGCGCGCTCGTTGCACGAGTCGCTGGCCAAACGCGCCTATCTGCCCGATGCCGCAGGCAAACGGATGTTGAACGGGATGGACAAGGACGAACTGCTTGCCGCGAATCGCCCCGCGAACCTGGAACGCTACCGCGATGCGCCGAGGCAGGCGGAAGTGGAGATACTCGACCGCTACGGCAATGCCGCTTCGGTCCGACTGAAGATGGATGGATGGGTGGACTATTTGCACGTCGTACGCGACGACCAGGGTCAATGGCGCATCATCAACGTGCTGTGGGAACTCGATCCTGCGTGA